In Candidatus Contubernalis alkalaceticus, the following proteins share a genomic window:
- a CDS encoding transporter substrate-binding domain-containing protein: protein MKRTLCTGLMLMLLLVLLAGCGEKEVITDLSQLESKIFAVPTGTVADELVLSKFPNAEFQYYNTVLDCALAVKSEKADAAAYDEPILKNIAAKNSGLKVLPDMITYDNYGFAVELTNEELKKVIDEVVSELKADGTYDDMMSRWLPETGDPAPMPEIELTGTKGTLKYGTAAITEPFSFIDGSQKEVGFDIELAMYIAQRLEMDLEIMNLDFGGLIPALTSGKVDMIGACITITEERAKSVLFSEPYYVGGIAALVRE from the coding sequence ATGAAAAGAACATTATGTACAGGCCTTATGTTGATGCTGTTACTCGTTTTGCTTGCAGGTTGTGGTGAGAAAGAAGTAATTACAGATCTTTCGCAATTGGAAAGTAAAATATTTGCGGTTCCAACAGGTACGGTAGCCGATGAATTGGTACTATCAAAATTTCCAAATGCTGAATTTCAGTATTATAACACCGTTCTTGATTGTGCTTTAGCCGTAAAATCGGAAAAAGCGGATGCAGCTGCTTACGATGAGCCTATTTTAAAAAATATAGCTGCAAAAAATTCTGGGCTTAAAGTTTTGCCAGATATGATTACATATGATAATTATGGTTTTGCAGTAGAGCTTACCAATGAAGAACTGAAAAAAGTGATTGATGAGGTTGTTTCAGAACTCAAAGCAGATGGGACTTATGATGATATGATGAGCCGCTGGCTGCCTGAAACAGGTGACCCTGCCCCTATGCCGGAAATTGAGTTGACCGGCACAAAAGGAACTTTAAAGTATGGAACAGCTGCCATAACCGAACCTTTTTCTTTTATTGACGGTTCACAAAAAGAAGTGGGTTTTGATATTGAGCTTGCCATGTATATTGCACAACGACTTGAAATGGATTTAGAAATTATGAATCTGGATTTTGGTGGTTTAATACCAGCACTTACGTCTGGAAAAGTTGATATGATTGGTGCTTGTATTACAATTACCGAAGAAAGAGCTAAAAGTGTATTGTTCAGCGAACCCTATTACGTCGGTGGTATTGCTGCATTAGTTAGGGAATAG
- the bshB1 gene encoding bacillithiol biosynthesis deacetylase BshB1, with translation MLDILAFGAHPDDVEIGIGGTIAVHTAKGFRCGIVDLTQGERASHGTPEERAREGKEAARVLGAEVRECANLPDAFIKSDDKSKKIVIELIRKFRPRIVLCPYYEDNHPDHINGSLLVKEACHLSGLLKYPAEGKAYRPSKIFYYFLGKTANPTLLIDISSQVDKKWQAIACHYSQFALPSEFRVETEVNSPLFIQYLKSRDQFFGSFIKAPYAEGLVPEGKVSLPDLFLGEGK, from the coding sequence ATGTTAGATATACTGGCTTTTGGAGCTCACCCTGATGATGTGGAAATTGGAATTGGGGGGACTATTGCCGTTCATACCGCAAAGGGTTTCCGCTGTGGAATTGTGGACCTTACTCAAGGGGAGAGAGCCAGTCATGGAACTCCGGAGGAGAGGGCTCGGGAGGGGAAAGAGGCAGCCCGGGTATTGGGAGCAGAGGTGAGAGAATGTGCAAATCTTCCCGATGCTTTTATAAAAAGCGATGATAAATCTAAAAAAATAGTGATTGAACTAATAAGAAAATTTAGGCCAAGAATCGTCCTATGTCCATATTATGAAGACAATCATCCTGATCATATAAATGGTTCTCTGCTGGTAAAAGAAGCCTGTCACCTTTCTGGCCTATTAAAATACCCGGCTGAGGGAAAGGCGTATCGTCCTTCTAAAATATTCTATTATTTTTTAGGTAAAACTGCAAATCCAACGCTGTTAATTGATATCAGCAGTCAGGTGGATAAAAAATGGCAGGCAATTGCCTGCCATTATAGTCAGTTTGCTCTTCCTTCAGAATTCAGGGTGGAAACTGAGGTTAATTCCCCGTTATTTATTCAATATCTAAAAAGCAGAGACCAGTTTTTTGGGTCTTTTATTAAAGCTCCTTATGCGGAAGGCCTGGTTCCTGAAGGCAAGGTATCTTTACCGGATTTATTTTTAGGGGAGGGAAAGTAA
- the bshC gene encoding bacillithiol biosynthesis cysteine-adding enzyme BshC, translating to MKREQEERHYPSLFLDYRDEADGIKELYLSHYKHFDDIEDKYSWLTDNFPEENRQALVQDLIKYNISLEASAETLENIEKLKDPQTVVVATGQQAGIFTGPLYTVYKAITAVKLVERLNEKGLSTVPVFWIASEDHDFREVNHIHLQGLDGGVEEITLPGGENGYLPVEYLPIEFTRFLQLIVQLEEHISPTEFRDSVLMLLQNSARKSDSLTRWFGRLMAWLFAKQGLILFNPLLKGIRDRTGSLLSSFCVHRGKVADVLDKQEKIIQALGYHLQVKREGSQINLFGLREKGRVALFEKNGRVVTRQGADLGTVQETTESIIKHPEKYSPNVITRPLLQEMLLPTVMQVCGPGEISYFGQLMPLYSLFKLKPPVLYPRPSVTLIEPRMVRYLKKYSLTEKELFNINKARLSYLEEKEEISISGLFESLEKTVEREYETIKEQLKHINSQLGSLTDTNRNIVLKDIAYLRGKAQEELKEKHEVALGHFYKLENACYPVNELQERIYNIFPYIIKYGPAFWDKLVKEFPLKEGHHFYRLT from the coding sequence TTGAAGCGAGAACAAGAAGAAAGGCATTATCCCAGTTTATTTTTAGATTATCGGGACGAAGCAGATGGAATCAAAGAGCTTTATTTAAGTCATTATAAACATTTTGATGACATTGAGGACAAGTATTCCTGGTTGACAGATAATTTTCCTGAGGAAAATCGGCAGGCACTGGTCCAGGATTTAATTAAATACAACATTTCTTTGGAAGCTTCCGCTGAGACTTTAGAAAACATTGAAAAACTCAAAGACCCCCAAACTGTAGTTGTAGCCACAGGACAGCAGGCCGGTATTTTTACCGGTCCTTTGTATACTGTTTATAAGGCAATTACAGCGGTAAAATTGGTGGAACGACTAAATGAAAAGGGCCTTTCTACGGTACCGGTTTTTTGGATTGCCTCTGAAGATCATGATTTTCGAGAAGTGAATCACATTCATCTACAGGGATTGGACGGAGGAGTTGAAGAAATAACTCTGCCCGGAGGGGAAAACGGATATCTTCCTGTTGAATATCTACCAATAGAATTTACCCGTTTTTTACAATTGATAGTTCAGTTGGAGGAACATATTTCTCCTACAGAATTCAGGGATTCAGTTTTAATGCTGCTTCAAAATAGCGCTCGAAAAAGCGATAGTCTTACCCGTTGGTTTGGTCGTCTTATGGCCTGGCTTTTTGCAAAACAGGGACTGATTCTTTTTAACCCACTGTTGAAAGGGATAAGAGATAGAACTGGTTCATTGCTTTCCTCTTTCTGCGTTCACAGGGGAAAAGTGGCAGATGTTTTAGATAAGCAGGAAAAGATAATTCAAGCATTGGGATATCATCTTCAGGTAAAAAGAGAAGGAAGTCAGATTAACCTTTTTGGTTTGAGAGAAAAAGGTAGAGTCGCTCTTTTTGAGAAGAACGGACGGGTGGTCACTCGACAGGGAGCAGATCTAGGCACGGTTCAAGAAACGACGGAAAGTATAATTAAGCATCCAGAGAAGTACAGTCCTAATGTAATTACGCGGCCGCTGCTTCAGGAAATGCTTCTGCCAACGGTAATGCAGGTTTGTGGTCCTGGGGAGATATCTTATTTTGGCCAGTTGATGCCCCTTTACTCGCTATTTAAATTAAAGCCTCCGGTTCTTTACCCAAGACCCTCAGTTACTCTGATAGAACCACGCATGGTGCGGTATCTAAAAAAGTACTCTTTAACAGAAAAGGAGCTTTTTAATATTAATAAGGCCCGGTTAAGCTATTTGGAAGAAAAAGAGGAGATAAGTATTTCTGGACTGTTTGAATCCCTGGAAAAAACAGTGGAAAGGGAGTACGAGACAATTAAAGAACAACTTAAGCATATAAACAGTCAACTTGGAAGCTTGACGGATACTAACCGGAATATTGTATTAAAAGATATTGCTTACCTTCGGGGAAAGGCTCAGGAGGAATTGAAGGAAAAGCATGAAGTTGCGCTGGGTCATTTCTATAAACTGGAGAATGCCTGTTATCCGGTAAACGAGCTTCAGGAAAGGATTTATAATATTTTTCCCTATATTATCAAATACGGTCCGGCTTTTTGGGATAAACTTGTAAAGGAATTTCCTTTAAAAGAAGGTCATCATTTCTATCGCTTAACTTAA
- the rlmD gene encoding 23S rRNA (uracil(1939)-C(5))-methyltransferase RlmD — protein sequence MKRSVPVTIAQQLEIDITGLNHFGEGVGRYQGFTLFIPGGIPGDRLLVEIISIQKNYARALLQSVINSSPFRINPTCTFYPECGGCQLQHISYPAQLKLKTQLVKETLSRIGSIDPDIVKETKGMKNPWNYRNKAQYPVRLQKSMAVTGFFAPRSHNLIAIDRCKIQCNSTEIITETIIGIMNQKNISAYNEKTGRGLIRHVLVRESFYNGEVMVVLVTNGETIPQEKELVKALKQRVPNLVSIVQNINTRRDNIILGKKEKVIFGKDHIIESVGNFKFKISPGSFFQVNPKQAKVLYDTVLEYAGLTGIEVIFDLYCGTGSIALYLAPNSAWVYGIEMVPQAAQDAQENAQLNQVQNSEFFVGKAEEYMPKLMKKGVIPDTVVVDPPRKGCHRDLLQSILEAEPRKIIYVSCNPSTLARDLAILTEKNIYRIAEVQPIDMFPHTYHVETLVLMSKK from the coding sequence GTGAAACGAAGTGTACCTGTAACCATTGCCCAACAGTTGGAAATAGATATTACCGGTTTAAATCATTTTGGAGAAGGAGTGGGCCGATACCAGGGCTTTACCCTATTTATTCCTGGAGGAATTCCGGGAGACCGCCTGTTGGTAGAAATAATATCCATACAAAAAAATTACGCCCGAGCCCTTTTGCAATCAGTGATAAATTCCTCTCCCTTTAGGATTAACCCTACCTGCACATTTTATCCGGAATGCGGTGGCTGTCAGCTGCAGCATATCAGTTACCCCGCACAATTAAAACTAAAAACACAATTGGTAAAAGAAACTTTATCTCGGATTGGTTCCATAGACCCCGATATTGTCAAAGAAACAAAAGGTATGAAAAACCCCTGGAACTATCGCAATAAGGCCCAGTATCCCGTAAGATTACAAAAAAGCATGGCGGTTACAGGATTTTTTGCCCCCAGAAGCCACAATCTTATAGCAATTGACCGCTGTAAAATTCAATGCAATTCCACTGAAATAATAACGGAAACCATAATAGGAATAATGAATCAAAAAAATATTTCTGCTTATAATGAAAAAACCGGACGGGGACTTATTCGTCACGTCCTGGTCCGGGAATCCTTTTATAATGGAGAAGTTATGGTTGTGCTGGTGACCAACGGTGAAACCATCCCACAAGAAAAGGAGCTGGTAAAAGCGCTTAAACAGCGAGTCCCTAATCTGGTATCTATAGTACAAAACATTAACACCCGCCGAGACAATATTATTTTAGGAAAAAAGGAAAAAGTTATTTTTGGAAAAGACCATATAATAGAGTCAGTTGGAAACTTTAAATTTAAGATTTCCCCGGGTTCCTTTTTTCAGGTAAATCCTAAGCAGGCTAAAGTGTTATACGATACAGTACTTGAATATGCCGGTTTAACCGGTATAGAAGTGATCTTTGACCTTTACTGTGGTACCGGATCCATAGCCCTTTATCTGGCGCCCAACTCTGCCTGGGTCTATGGTATTGAAATGGTTCCCCAGGCGGCACAAGATGCCCAGGAAAATGCTCAGCTCAATCAGGTACAAAATTCTGAGTTTTTTGTGGGAAAAGCTGAGGAATATATGCCTAAACTGATGAAAAAGGGGGTTATTCCAGATACAGTTGTGGTTGATCCACCTCGGAAGGGATGCCACAGGGATTTACTGCAGTCAATCCTGGAAGCAGAGCCCAGAAAAATTATCTATGTTTCTTGCAACCCATCCACCCTGGCCCGTGATCTTGCAATCCTTACTGAGAAAAACATATACCGTATTGCTGAAGTCCAGCCTATTGACATGTTTCCCCACACTTATCACGTGGAAACCTTGGTCTTAATGTCGAAAAAGTAA
- a CDS encoding M13-type metalloendopeptidase, whose translation MKKITALLVVMVLLSSLIVGCASKTVFDADTPLKHTQAVEIIYNAAKKYSNSITKAEIEAAYTLVQEETAKSEFATKPECYAMLAHAFDLSDVPTGNNRRIGIFDATSLSAARDEDKYIQQFCDLGIVTADEVVNRNTMTTTELKRILSKIYTYIGTNKKDDFYTAVNKEWFETAEIPAGEFYFDTFTEIKLQNDEKIKEIIFAAVNSQSETGTVSQKLGDFYKSFINVEERNRKGIEPLQKYVDMINGANTVDELVSIDAYFSNNLGVETLFYFYIMSDSMDSTKNSLYFFGLPYKNAKPEYLEPAHGFTEAYLEYLTTVLGFFGGNSNDAQALYDLEKEIATASLEPQDYYNVDKYYNPYKTSSLAEFFTGFDFEKALKMFGFEQSRTVIAYDDGAVKRSAELMTQDNLAVLKDLSKVNLFEAFSHVLGEEQVMLIEKFNQEAYGIEGEKTLEQKGIDKEKLLFPDYIGKLYVENYFSKEAKADVETMVEEFITQYQTMLQEITWLSSQTKEKAIEKLAAINVKIGYPDQWDTALDDVVIEDKVFENCAAVFNAKNRKAKSELYQPVNEDKWYMSVYEVNAYYNPMANEIVFPAGILQGDFYDINHSREENLGGIGMVIAHEITHSFDNNGAKYDKYGNANEWWTKEDTAKFEELCRNVITEFDGIEIIPGIFSNGTLTLSENIADLGGVKCALAVCMQDENADLTKFFESYARIWKSIASRETTEYYSKVGVHSNEKIRVNRVLSNFEEFYKAYDIKEGDDMYVKKARRVNIW comes from the coding sequence ATGAAAAAGATTACCGCATTGTTAGTAGTAATGGTACTACTATCTTCCCTTATCGTCGGTTGTGCATCAAAAACAGTCTTCGATGCAGATACTCCGCTCAAGCATACTCAAGCAGTTGAAATTATTTATAATGCTGCAAAAAAGTATAGTAATTCGATTACAAAAGCAGAGATAGAAGCTGCTTACACTCTTGTCCAAGAGGAAACAGCCAAAAGTGAGTTCGCCACCAAGCCCGAATGCTATGCTATGTTGGCACATGCCTTTGATTTATCCGATGTACCTACAGGGAACAATCGGCGAATTGGCATATTTGATGCAACCTCGCTAAGTGCTGCCAGAGACGAGGATAAATATATACAACAATTTTGTGACTTGGGTATTGTTACAGCTGACGAAGTGGTTAACAGAAATACCATGACTACAACAGAACTAAAGCGAATTTTGAGTAAGATTTATACATATATAGGAACAAACAAAAAGGATGATTTTTATACGGCTGTAAACAAAGAATGGTTTGAGACGGCTGAAATTCCAGCGGGAGAGTTTTATTTTGATACTTTTACGGAAATTAAACTGCAAAACGACGAGAAAATTAAGGAAATCATTTTTGCGGCTGTAAATTCACAATCTGAAACCGGAACGGTATCTCAAAAACTCGGTGATTTTTATAAATCATTTATCAATGTAGAGGAACGTAACAGAAAAGGGATTGAGCCCCTTCAAAAATATGTTGATATGATTAATGGTGCTAATACAGTAGATGAATTAGTTAGTATAGACGCCTATTTTAGCAATAACCTCGGCGTTGAAACATTGTTTTATTTTTACATAATGAGCGATAGCATGGATAGTACGAAAAATTCACTTTACTTTTTTGGGCTTCCATATAAAAATGCAAAGCCCGAATATTTAGAGCCTGCCCATGGTTTTACAGAAGCTTATCTCGAATATTTAACAACTGTTCTTGGTTTTTTTGGGGGTAATAGTAATGATGCGCAGGCACTATATGATCTAGAAAAAGAGATTGCCACAGCGTCCCTTGAACCACAGGACTATTACAATGTTGATAAGTATTATAATCCATACAAAACGTCCAGCCTGGCAGAGTTTTTTACTGGGTTTGATTTTGAAAAGGCTTTAAAGATGTTCGGCTTTGAACAATCGCGTACCGTCATTGCCTATGATGATGGTGCGGTAAAGCGTTCAGCAGAGCTTATGACACAAGACAATTTAGCAGTACTTAAAGATTTGTCAAAGGTTAATCTATTCGAAGCATTTAGCCATGTGCTTGGAGAAGAGCAAGTTATGCTTATAGAAAAATTTAATCAAGAGGCATACGGCATTGAGGGTGAAAAAACACTTGAGCAAAAGGGTATTGATAAAGAGAAGTTGCTTTTTCCGGATTATATTGGCAAGCTGTATGTTGAGAACTATTTTTCAAAAGAAGCGAAGGCTGATGTAGAAACCATGGTAGAGGAGTTTATCACCCAGTATCAAACAATGCTTCAAGAAATCACTTGGCTATCCTCGCAAACTAAAGAAAAAGCAATAGAAAAACTTGCAGCAATCAATGTAAAAATTGGCTATCCTGATCAATGGGATACAGCATTAGATGATGTTGTTATAGAAGATAAGGTTTTTGAAAACTGCGCCGCAGTTTTCAACGCTAAGAACAGAAAAGCTAAAAGCGAACTATATCAGCCTGTGAACGAAGACAAATGGTATATGTCAGTTTATGAGGTAAACGCATATTACAATCCTATGGCCAATGAAATCGTATTCCCTGCAGGCATTCTACAGGGTGATTTCTACGACATAAATCACTCGAGAGAGGAAAATTTGGGTGGAATTGGCATGGTGATTGCCCACGAAATTACCCACTCCTTTGATAACAACGGTGCAAAATATGATAAATACGGTAATGCAAACGAGTGGTGGACAAAGGAGGATACAGCTAAGTTTGAAGAGTTATGCCGTAATGTTATCACTGAATTTGATGGCATTGAGATTATCCCGGGAATTTTTAGCAATGGGACTCTTACACTCAGTGAAAATATTGCAGATCTAGGCGGTGTGAAGTGTGCTCTTGCTGTATGTATGCAGGATGAAAATGCTGACCTTACAAAATTCTTTGAAAGCTATGCACGGATCTGGAAGTCAATTGCGTCTCGTGAAACAACAGAATATTACAGCAAGGTGGGTGTTCATTCGAATGAAAAAATAAGGGTGAACAGAGTGCTTAGCAATTTCGAAGAATTTTATAAAGCTTACGATATAAAAGAGGGTGATGATATGTATGTTAAAAAGGCTCGACGCGTTAATATTTGGTAG
- a CDS encoding IS110 family RNA-guided transposase, which produces MTIPLFVGIDVSSKENVVCCLTDEEEKRALCRFTVLNNRPGIMELQKRINQLVDKHSFDEIRFGLEHTGCYSTHAAIYLHRHLDFGCSNVKVYMFNPSLIKEYKKSHFLSAPKNDRLDAWYIAAKVRSGHLPHPFTWSEPMMALQRLTRTRYHLMKALVRESNFLMTNLYLKCSDYTLVFENKLSATSLAVMEEFESSETLAEISVDQLVEFLIQHGKNRFDDPQSVAKELQKAARSSYRLSKAMADSVNLAMASSIRVIRTIQEQIKSIKKAIEDHLKTIPQTLDSVPGIGPIFSSGILAEIGDIHQFASHKQLAKHAGIAWTENQSGNFTASQTRLIHSGNRYLRYYLMEAANSVRVHDPVFAEYYAKKKAEPKQFAHKRALALTARKLVRLVFHLLKTNQLYQPRGGNQQEIL; this is translated from the coding sequence ATGACTATACCTTTGTTTGTCGGTATTGATGTAAGCAGCAAGGAAAATGTAGTATGCTGTTTAACCGATGAAGAAGAGAAACGAGCTTTATGCCGCTTTACTGTTCTAAATAACCGACCCGGTATCATGGAGCTGCAGAAACGGATTAATCAGCTGGTAGATAAGCATAGTTTTGATGAAATTCGTTTTGGACTGGAACATACCGGCTGCTACTCGACTCACGCCGCCATATACTTACATCGGCATTTAGATTTTGGGTGCTCTAATGTTAAAGTCTATATGTTTAACCCCAGTCTAATTAAGGAGTATAAAAAGTCTCATTTCCTTTCCGCCCCTAAAAATGACCGGTTGGATGCCTGGTATATTGCCGCCAAGGTTCGGTCCGGCCACTTACCTCATCCCTTCACCTGGAGTGAACCGATGATGGCACTGCAGCGGCTGACCCGGACCAGGTACCATCTCATGAAGGCACTGGTAAGAGAAAGTAATTTCCTTATGACCAACCTGTATTTAAAATGCAGCGATTACACGCTTGTTTTTGAAAACAAGCTGTCGGCAACTTCTTTGGCCGTCATGGAGGAGTTTGAATCCTCAGAAACTTTAGCAGAAATCTCTGTGGACCAGCTGGTGGAATTTTTAATCCAGCATGGTAAAAATCGATTTGATGATCCTCAATCTGTGGCTAAGGAATTACAGAAAGCAGCTCGTTCTTCTTACCGATTATCTAAGGCTATGGCTGATTCTGTTAACCTGGCTATGGCCTCCAGTATTCGGGTCATTCGGACAATTCAGGAACAGATTAAGTCTATAAAAAAGGCTATCGAAGACCATTTAAAAACGATTCCTCAAACTCTAGATTCTGTCCCGGGGATCGGTCCTATCTTTTCTTCTGGTATCTTGGCTGAAATTGGTGACATCCACCAGTTTGCCAGCCATAAGCAGTTGGCTAAGCATGCTGGCATTGCCTGGACTGAGAATCAATCGGGAAACTTTACGGCCAGCCAAACACGGCTAATTCACTCTGGTAACCGCTATTTGCGATATTACTTAATGGAGGCGGCTAACAGTGTTCGGGTGCACGACCCTGTTTTTGCAGAGTATTATGCCAAGAAAAAGGCAGAGCCGAAACAGTTCGCCCATAAACGGGCCCTTGCTCTTACAGCACGTAAACTGGTACGGTTGGTCTTTCATCTGCTAAAGACGAACCAACTCTACCAACCGAGAGGAGGAAACCAACAAGAAATATTATAA
- a CDS encoding tetratricopeptide repeat protein, with protein sequence MREIDFAVQELENGNYIEGEKILLFILENDPENIEALYNLGICYSEMGNYKESILILEKCVDLNPFITNAVVALGFSYYKKDLYEKAINVLLQALALEPDNFFALKNLGAVYRKTGDNKRAIFYLEQAKAITPGSHQVILALMQAYEDSYLFEEAKHICLEIIESSADERVKNYALAALTRISLKEKNG encoded by the coding sequence ATGAGGGAAATTGACTTTGCTGTTCAAGAGCTTGAGAATGGAAACTACATAGAAGGAGAGAAAATTCTACTTTTTATTTTAGAAAATGACCCCGAGAATATAGAAGCATTATATAATTTAGGTATCTGTTATAGTGAAATGGGTAATTACAAAGAATCAATTTTGATACTTGAAAAATGTGTAGACTTAAATCCTTTTATAACAAATGCAGTTGTTGCATTAGGTTTTTCATATTATAAAAAGGACTTATATGAAAAAGCGATTAATGTTTTGCTTCAAGCCTTAGCATTAGAACCAGATAATTTTTTTGCTTTAAAAAATTTAGGCGCGGTTTATAGAAAAACAGGTGATAACAAGAGGGCAATATTTTATCTAGAACAGGCAAAGGCAATAACACCTGGATCACACCAAGTAATTTTGGCTCTGATGCAAGCATATGAGGATAGTTATTTATTTGAAGAAGCAAAACATATTTGCTTAGAAATAATAGAATCTTCCGCTGATGAGAGAGTGAAGAACTATGCATTAGCAGCTTTAACTAGAATAAGTCTAAAAGAAAAAAATGGATAA
- the bshA gene encoding N-acetyl-alpha-D-glucosaminyl L-malate synthase BshA, which yields MKIGMLCYPTHGGSGVVATELGKSLAEKGHEIHFISYQKPFRLQGYHPQIFFHEVGALDYPLFQHNPYVLALVNKIVSISREVGLDILHAHYAIPHSLCAYLARQIVANITLKVVTTLHGTDITLVGSDSSFREITAFSINQSDAVTAVSHSLKEETVKFFPECGEPQVIYNFVDTALYKPGDKNRCLLHYRKGKEKILLHISNFRSVKRVFDVIKIFYKVHQELPARLFMVGDGPDRDEASMLTEELGIKDKVHFLGNHDEILEVLQGADVLLMPSEKESFGLAILEAMSCGVPVVASRVGGIPEVINHGETGLLYPVGDVEGMAEGCLEIFTRSEVCHRFSYQARKRAVAMFDSSVIIEQYEELYRTVL from the coding sequence GTGAAAATAGGAATGCTCTGTTACCCCACCCACGGTGGAAGTGGTGTGGTGGCTACGGAACTTGGAAAATCTTTAGCAGAAAAGGGGCATGAAATTCATTTTATCAGTTACCAGAAACCCTTCCGACTTCAGGGATATCATCCCCAAATTTTTTTTCATGAAGTAGGAGCTTTAGATTATCCTCTTTTTCAGCACAACCCTTATGTCTTAGCCCTGGTTAACAAAATTGTGTCCATAAGCAGAGAGGTAGGTCTGGATATACTTCATGCCCATTATGCCATTCCTCACTCTCTATGTGCCTATCTGGCCCGCCAGATCGTAGCAAATATTACATTAAAGGTTGTAACTACCCTGCACGGCACAGATATTACCCTGGTGGGGAGCGATTCTTCTTTTCGAGAGATCACCGCCTTCAGCATTAATCAGAGCGATGCGGTGACTGCAGTTTCTCACAGCCTGAAAGAAGAAACTGTTAAATTTTTTCCAGAGTGTGGTGAACCACAGGTTATTTATAATTTTGTAGATACTGCTCTGTATAAACCAGGAGACAAAAACCGGTGCCTCTTACATTATCGAAAAGGGAAAGAAAAGATCCTTCTTCATATTTCCAACTTTCGATCTGTTAAAAGGGTTTTTGATGTCATTAAAATATTTTATAAGGTTCATCAGGAATTACCTGCCCGGTTGTTTATGGTAGGAGATGGCCCGGATCGGGATGAGGCTTCCATGTTGACAGAAGAGCTAGGGATAAAAGACAAGGTTCATTTCTTAGGAAATCACGATGAAATCTTGGAAGTACTTCAGGGAGCTGATGTTTTATTGATGCCGTCTGAAAAAGAAAGCTTCGGGTTGGCAATTCTGGAGGCCATGTCCTGCGGGGTGCCTGTGGTGGCTTCCCGGGTTGGAGGAATCCCTGAAGTGATTAATCACGGAGAAACAGGACTGCTTTATCCGGTTGGAGATGTTGAGGGAATGGCCGAGGGCTGTCTTGAAATTTTTACCCGGTCTGAAGTCTGCCATAGATTTTCATATCAGGCCAGAAAAAGAGCCGTAGCGATGTTTGATTCATCTGTAATAATTGAACAGTACGAAGAATTGTACAGAACAGTACTGTAA